From the genome of Sulfurovum sp. NBC37-1, one region includes:
- a CDS encoding toll/interleukin-1 receptor domain-containing protein, producing the protein MKKLINDEHWEKKANGWVFLSHSSHDYEEVKIVRNYLEDNGFSALMFYLKSLEDEDKKNMIKPLLEWEISARNIFVSCTSSFAEESKWFKWERKYVQSLSFKIYREIDIEKLKYERCTQLSKLDNLMKQATLFFLYSHKDNYKVNKIYEQLESSGFRIFKDTASIKMGDNIQDKIYDALQETKDRGAVLIFLSKNAKESKWFWQEKQRALNQNAFIIPVLLDNTNINDFPAFRNLSYIDAKDGFSKASINELLQIINRKEQTNEME; encoded by the coding sequence ATGAAAAAACTTATAAACGATGAACATTGGGAAAAGAAAGCAAATGGTTGGGTTTTTTTATCACATTCTTCTCATGATTATGAAGAGGTTAAAATAGTACGAAATTATTTAGAAGATAATGGTTTTAGTGCTTTAATGTTTTATTTGAAATCTTTGGAGGATGAAGATAAAAAGAATATGATTAAGCCTTTACTGGAATGGGAAATTTCAGCTAGAAACATTTTTGTTTCATGTACGAGTTCATTTGCAGAAGAGTCAAAATGGTTTAAATGGGAACGAAAATATGTTCAATCTTTATCTTTTAAAATTTATAGAGAAATAGATATTGAAAAATTAAAATACGAGAGATGTACGCAGTTATCAAAGCTTGACAATTTAATGAAACAGGCAACACTCTTTTTCCTTTATTCACATAAAGATAATTATAAAGTAAATAAGATTTATGAGCAATTAGAATCTTCTGGGTTTCGAATTTTTAAGGATACCGCATCTATCAAAATGGGAGACAATATACAAGATAAAATTTATGATGCTCTTCAGGAAACAAAAGACAGAGGAGCTGTTTTAATTTTTCTTAGTAAAAATGCAAAAGAGTCAAAATGGTTTTGGCAAGAAAAACAGAGGGCATTAAATCAAAATGCTTTTATTATTCCTGTTTTATTAGATAATACAAATATTAATGATTTTCCTGCCTTTAGGAATCTATCATATATTGATGCTAAAGATGGCTTCAGTAAAGCTAGCATAAATGAATTGTTACAAATTATAAATAGAAAGGAACAAACAAATGAAATGGAGTGA
- a CDS encoding toll/interleukin-1 receptor domain-containing protein, with protein MSRKYLQTSFSFDYGNRRPIETMLLQVCEKYKDISTEIGFIFCVNNIPYKLEFYFVLEVESNYEKEFKEIKHSLNEYAIKELTFNTTRSLMNQMKNRRFNILTTPCTKEGIEMAFHSEKIFLIDERTKLKDRGFEFFNTNLYTDTVFFSYSNKDLIDVFDKTINMLNADAYPVFLDRKSLYVGNQLNSSLDGAIKDAKSIIFFIDKEFKTSEYCLKELELAKKYNKNMLMIVNNDTEIDSEYLFKKLDFNTLTSDQLYKIIREYLIGK; from the coding sequence ATGAGTAGAAAATATCTTCAAACAAGTTTTTCTTTTGACTATGGAAACAGAAGACCAATAGAGACAATGCTTTTACAAGTTTGTGAAAAATACAAAGATATTAGCACAGAAATTGGTTTTATATTTTGTGTAAATAATATCCCCTATAAATTAGAATTTTATTTTGTACTTGAAGTTGAAAGTAATTATGAAAAAGAGTTCAAAGAGATCAAACATAGTTTAAATGAATATGCTATTAAAGAATTAACATTTAATACAACACGAAGCTTAATGAATCAAATGAAAAATAGAAGGTTCAATATATTAACTACACCTTGCACAAAAGAAGGTATAGAAATGGCATTTCATAGTGAGAAAATATTTCTTATTGATGAACGAACAAAATTAAAAGATAGAGGATTTGAATTTTTTAATACTAATTTATATACTGATACTGTATTTTTTAGTTATTCAAATAAAGACTTGATTGATGTATTTGACAAAACAATTAATATGCTTAATGCTGATGCATACCCAGTTTTTTTAGATAGAAAAAGTTTGTATGTAGGAAATCAATTAAATTCATCTTTAGATGGCGCCATTAAAGATGCTAAGTCAATAATTTTCTTTATTGATAAAGAATTTAAAACAAGTGAGTACTGCTTAAAAGAATTAGAATTAGCAAAAAAATACAATAAGAATATGCTTATGATAGTCAATAATGATACGGAAATAGACTCTGAATATTTATTTAAAAAATTAGATTTTAATACATTAACCTCAGATCAGTTATATAAAATCATACGTGAATATTTAATAGGCAAATAG
- a CDS encoding TIR domain-containing protein, which yields MRHKVFVSYHHANDQYYRNKFEELFSNQYDIMVSRSVQIGDIDPFLRTETIRQKIRDEYLRDSTVTVVLIGSETWKRKHVDWEIASSIRQTTYSSRSGVIGILLPSYHDYYDIEHGKYRKTTIPPRLSENIDCGFAKLYEWSDNPYEVQRWIHEAFERRNNIIPDNSFPSFVNNRSGVEWQK from the coding sequence ATGAGGCATAAAGTATTTGTAAGTTACCATCATGCAAATGACCAATATTATAGGAATAAGTTTGAAGAATTGTTTTCAAACCAATATGATATTATGGTTTCCAGGTCTGTTCAAATAGGCGATATTGACCCTTTTTTAAGAACAGAAACAATAAGACAGAAGATTCGTGATGAATATTTGAGAGATTCAACAGTAACAGTTGTATTAATTGGTTCTGAAACTTGGAAAAGAAAACATGTGGATTGGGAAATAGCTTCAAGTATCAGGCAAACAACATATAGTTCTAGATCAGGTGTAATAGGAATTTTATTACCAAGTTACCATGACTATTATGATATTGAACACGGTAAATATAGAAAAACAACTATTCCACCTAGACTTAGTGAAAATATTGATTGTGGCTTTGCAAAGCTTTATGAATGGAGTGATAATCCTTATGAAGTACAAAGGTGGATTCATGAGGCATTTGAAAGACGGAACAATATTATCCCAGATAACTCTTTTCCTTCTTTTGTTAATAATCGTAGTGGTGTGGAGTGGCAAAAATGA
- a CDS encoding toll/interleukin-1 receptor domain-containing protein, with amino-acid sequence MPKIITMDEMRAYSEKEILNENTLIKIAARKDISKNVFLSYSSKDIEILPYPLKILTNHGGKVYMDKGDDRLPEPPSFETAKILKDTIKKLPKMVVFVTPNSKDSKWIPWELGLGDGSKSNYDVAIFPSVEKSYDKKWTEQEYLGLYSRIVYGGLEGYDKDVWMVYDHKTNTAKELSKWLGNSSKGVYI; translated from the coding sequence ATGCCAAAAATTATAACAATGGATGAAATGAGGGCTTATTCAGAAAAAGAAATTTTAAATGAAAATACTCTAATTAAAATTGCTGCAAGAAAAGATATATCTAAAAATGTTTTTCTATCCTATTCTTCTAAAGATATAGAAATATTACCATATCCACTAAAAATATTAACTAATCATGGGGGTAAAGTCTATATGGATAAAGGGGATGATAGGCTACCTGAACCTCCTTCTTTTGAAACGGCTAAGATACTTAAAGACACAATTAAGAAACTTCCAAAGATGGTTGTTTTTGTTACACCAAATAGTAAAGACAGTAAATGGATTCCATGGGAGCTTGGATTGGGTGATGGAAGCAAAAGTAATTATGATGTTGCAATTTTTCCCTCTGTAGAAAAATCATATGATAAAAAGTGGACAGAGCAAGAGTATTTAGGCCTATATAGTCGAATAGTATATGGAGGATTGGAAGGATACGATAAAGATGTCTGGATGGTATATGACCATAAAACAAATACAGCTAAAGAATTGAGTAAATGGTTAGGAAATAGTTCAAAAGGAGTATATATATGA
- a CDS encoding Fic family protein produces MQDEKIWIWQDDNYPHFKYDKDVLSKSLLSVSRNSGRLDGILTMLGVQKSNALKVESSINEIVTSSQIEGEVLDRQSVRSSILKKMAGSVTKKDTSTKHTDGLVAMFMDSSTNHSPLTVDRLNGWHNTLFPDGYSGLYKINVAKFREEEMSVVSYKGGREQTHYIAPPPDILDKEMDVFLAFVNTSTEEPYTKAAIAHFWFVTIHPYDDGNGRIARAITNYVLSKELGLNDGYYSISTAIVEDKKSYYDLLEHSQKLMYNKSLEITEWISWHTDMINKAIEISLQQVQIAIQKANFWDRAREYSLNTRQIKVLNKLLDAGVDGFEGGLNTKKYISIAKTSTATAKRDIADLVSKNLIEQVEGTAGRNVRYVVKGTSNNR; encoded by the coding sequence ATGCAAGATGAAAAAATATGGATATGGCAAGATGATAACTATCCTCATTTCAAATACGATAAGGATGTATTGAGTAAAAGCTTATTGTCTGTGAGTCGAAACAGTGGCAGACTGGATGGCATACTTACCATGCTCGGAGTTCAAAAAAGCAATGCTCTTAAAGTGGAATCTTCTATCAATGAAATAGTTACCTCTTCTCAAATAGAAGGAGAGGTTTTAGATCGTCAGAGTGTTCGTTCATCTATATTAAAAAAGATGGCTGGCAGCGTTACAAAAAAAGATACTTCTACTAAACACACAGATGGACTTGTGGCGATGTTTATGGATAGCAGTACAAATCACTCGCCACTCACAGTTGATCGTCTCAATGGATGGCACAATACGCTGTTTCCTGACGGATATAGTGGATTGTATAAAATAAATGTGGCTAAATTTAGAGAAGAGGAGATGTCAGTTGTTTCCTATAAGGGGGGCAGAGAACAGACACACTATATCGCACCACCACCAGATATTTTAGATAAAGAGATGGATGTTTTTTTGGCGTTTGTAAACACAAGTACAGAAGAACCTTACACTAAAGCCGCAATAGCCCACTTTTGGTTTGTGACTATACACCCTTATGATGATGGAAATGGTAGAATTGCAAGAGCGATAACAAACTATGTATTATCAAAAGAGCTTGGATTAAATGATGGTTACTACTCCATATCTACAGCCATAGTAGAGGATAAAAAGAGTTACTATGACCTTTTGGAGCACAGTCAAAAGCTCATGTATAACAAAAGTTTAGAGATAACAGAGTGGATATCTTGGCATACAGATATGATAAACAAAGCCATAGAAATATCACTACAACAGGTTCAAATAGCCATACAAAAAGCCAATTTTTGGGATAGAGCAAGAGAGTATTCACTAAATACTCGCCAAATAAAAGTGCTCAATAAGTTATTGGATGCTGGAGTTGATGGTTTCGAGGGTGGGCTAAATACAAAAAAATATATCTCCATAGCCAAAACTTCTACCGCCACAGCCAAGAGAGACATCGCTGATCTGGTCTCAAAAAACCTCATAGAACAAGTAGAGGGAACGGCTGGTAGAAATGTGAGGTATGTTGTTAAGGGCACCTCTAATAATAGGTAA
- a CDS encoding type II toxin-antitoxin system RelB/DinJ family antitoxin, with protein MTTTANEKTRTNVYLDTAMKKKAQEIFKQYGMGLSDAFNIFLSQAVMEKGIPFQIKIPNDETAQVIKEARVGKNMTKVSLEELKKEVGA; from the coding sequence ATGACTACAACAGCAAATGAAAAAACTAGAACCAATGTCTATCTTGATACTGCGATGAAGAAAAAAGCTCAAGAGATATTTAAACAGTATGGCATGGGATTGAGTGATGCTTTTAACATATTTCTCTCTCAGGCAGTCATGGAAAAAGGTATACCTTTTCAAATCAAGATACCTAATGATGAGACAGCACAAGTCATCAAAGAAGCAAGAGTTGGTAAAAATATGACTAAAGTTTCACTTGAGGAACTTAAAAAGGAAGTAGGTGCTTGA
- a CDS encoding type II toxin-antitoxin system RelE/ParE family toxin: MLDIAIHKTFTKDVKKAKLNPTNSAKLFMYISLLLNGEELPSQSKDHDLTGTYQDTREFHISGDLLVVYRIEENTLELLRLGTHSQLFK, from the coding sequence GTGCTTGATATTGCTATACATAAAACTTTTACAAAAGATGTAAAGAAAGCAAAATTAAACCCAACGAATAGCGCAAAACTTTTTATGTATATCTCTCTACTTCTTAATGGGGAAGAGTTGCCCAGCCAATCAAAAGATCATGACCTTACAGGTACATACCAAGATACAAGAGAATTTCATATAAGCGGGGATCTTCTTGTCGTGTATAGAATAGAGGAAAATACCTTAGAACTCTTACGCTTGGGTACGCACTCTCAGCTATTCAAATAA
- a CDS encoding phasin family protein: MLKDLFYIGLGGALLAKEKVEKELNELVEKGKLNKEEAQKLIDKAKAKGEDEEKEFKSKLKEAIREVLEEMDLATKSDIEALHKEKEKKK; the protein is encoded by the coding sequence ATGTTAAAAGATCTATTTTACATTGGCCTGGGCGGTGCGCTTCTGGCTAAGGAAAAAGTTGAGAAAGAGCTCAATGAGCTGGTTGAAAAGGGCAAACTGAACAAAGAAGAGGCTCAAAAGCTGATCGACAAGGCCAAAGCCAAAGGCGAAGATGAAGAAAAGGAGTTCAAGTCCAAACTCAAAGAGGCGATCCGTGAAGTCCTTGAAGAGATGGACCTGGCTACCAAATCAGACATAGAAGCGCTTCACAAAGAGAAAGAGAAGAAAAAGTAA
- a CDS encoding ABC1 kinase family protein: MTLSNYSPGRVKQVFIFLLTVYLLIKKKERFLFMRPLSPSELRESINELGASFIKLAQVLATRADFFSDAYLAELRSLHDEIPPMSHRNFKKVYDRAFGNSNPFERFNEEPIASASIGEVHEAWLKSGEHVAVKLRRWQIEEQIRADIRILTFFNRIFRPLFSHYTKNSIDSLIAEFSDMILKEVSFTNELSNLKSFSLVYEKSGVIFPVPYEVHCCDDAIVMSFEKGIRFDDKEALLNNKIDFQTAMHKLIEFYTEQMLINGYFHADPHPGNLLIREDGQLVLLDFGMVKRISNPARIAIIEMVKSAHEQDFELYISSCKRLGVITYEAPQDQMTELTQKMFEIFNDDSLDATSMQELAFGVMASMRDFPFKLPQEAIYIMRASAIIEGLGTIYIHNFNGVKDILPLLQKNIPKALGADSGILEAVIDEAGSLPLTLRQIKTRIQKISEDELRVHLSERQLEWLESRLANHLDSFKLSFVLILLAFFILLIDPAYKVAAIILFATGAVRLLYK; this comes from the coding sequence TTGACCCTTTCAAACTATTCGCCCGGACGGGTCAAACAAGTTTTTATTTTTCTGCTGACAGTCTATCTGCTGATCAAAAAGAAAGAGCGTTTTCTTTTTATGCGCCCGCTTTCTCCTTCCGAGCTGAGGGAGAGCATCAACGAACTGGGTGCAAGTTTCATCAAGCTGGCACAGGTACTGGCGACGAGAGCCGACTTCTTCAGTGATGCCTACCTGGCAGAATTGCGTTCCCTGCACGATGAGATCCCTCCCATGTCTCACAGAAACTTCAAAAAAGTCTATGACCGTGCTTTTGGGAACAGTAATCCCTTTGAACGTTTCAATGAAGAACCGATCGCCAGTGCTTCCATAGGAGAAGTGCACGAAGCATGGCTCAAAAGCGGTGAACACGTAGCGGTCAAACTGCGCCGCTGGCAGATCGAAGAGCAGATCAGAGCAGATATCCGGATATTGACTTTTTTCAACCGGATCTTCCGTCCGCTCTTTTCACACTACACCAAGAACTCCATTGATTCGCTTATAGCTGAATTTTCCGATATGATCCTCAAAGAGGTCAGTTTCACCAATGAACTCTCCAATCTTAAAAGTTTCAGTCTGGTCTACGAGAAGAGCGGTGTCATTTTCCCTGTTCCCTATGAGGTACACTGCTGCGATGATGCCATTGTAATGAGCTTTGAAAAGGGCATCCGCTTCGACGACAAAGAGGCGCTTCTGAACAACAAGATCGACTTTCAGACCGCCATGCACAAACTCATAGAATTCTACACTGAGCAGATGCTGATCAACGGTTACTTCCATGCAGACCCGCACCCGGGCAATCTTCTGATCCGCGAAGACGGACAACTGGTACTTTTGGATTTCGGGATGGTAAAACGCATCAGCAACCCGGCCCGTATCGCGATCATAGAGATGGTCAAATCCGCCCATGAGCAGGATTTTGAACTTTACATCTCCAGCTGCAAACGCCTGGGGGTCATCACCTATGAAGCACCTCAGGACCAGATGACCGAACTGACACAAAAAATGTTCGAGATCTTCAACGATGACTCACTCGATGCAACAAGTATGCAGGAACTTGCTTTCGGTGTCATGGCATCGATGCGGGATTTCCCGTTCAAACTGCCGCAGGAAGCGATCTACATTATGAGGGCAAGTGCCATCATTGAAGGTTTGGGGACCATTTATATCCACAATTTCAACGGTGTTAAGGACATCCTCCCCCTGCTCCAGAAGAACATCCCAAAAGCACTGGGAGCAGATAGCGGCATACTCGAAGCGGTCATAGATGAAGCGGGATCACTTCCCCTGACGCTCAGACAGATCAAGACAAGAATACAGAAGATCAGTGAGGATGAACTGCGGGTGCATTTGAGCGAAAGACAGCTGGAATGGCTTGAGAGCCGTTTAGCTAACCATCTCGATTCGTTTAAACTCTCGTTTGTGCTGATCTTGCTCGCGTTTTTCATTCTGCTGATCGATCCTGCCTACAAAGTGGCAGCGATTATACTCTTTGCCACAGGAGCGGTCAGACTGCTTTATAAATAG
- a CDS encoding alanine racemase, whose amino-acid sequence MATIIINKENFYHNLNQIALKTGSVEKIAIVLKDNAYGHGLQLMASLSAEFGIRHAVVRSMEEAKNIKELFRTVLVLGDHAVKDDICSFALNCLNDIENAELGARVELKVDTGMHRNGIAPEELERALQMIQKKDLELVGVMTHFRSADEMGSELFWQQKQFASVKERVKEAGFMNVRFHSHNSAATLRSKTFDEDLVRVGIGAYGYNELPDVFDDIPLKPVLSLSAKKIATRRLKKGERVGYGGDFTAPEEMTVSTYDLGYGDGWCRGDSAHPYITAEGLPILGRVSMDFIILESAKEELVIMNDAQKAARQFGTISYEMTTALSINIERKIVDR is encoded by the coding sequence ATGGCAACTATTATAATCAACAAAGAAAACTTCTACCACAATCTTAACCAAATTGCACTAAAAACAGGCTCAGTTGAGAAGATCGCCATTGTACTCAAAGACAATGCCTATGGGCACGGTCTTCAACTTATGGCTTCCCTCTCTGCAGAGTTCGGCATCAGGCATGCAGTGGTCAGGAGTATGGAGGAAGCCAAGAATATCAAAGAACTCTTCCGGACGGTACTGGTACTGGGAGACCATGCGGTCAAAGATGATATCTGTTCTTTTGCACTCAACTGTTTGAACGACATAGAAAATGCAGAGCTGGGCGCCAGAGTGGAACTCAAGGTCGATACCGGGATGCATCGTAACGGTATTGCACCCGAAGAGCTGGAGCGTGCATTGCAAATGATCCAAAAGAAAGATTTGGAACTTGTGGGGGTCATGACCCATTTCCGTTCGGCCGATGAGATGGGTTCAGAACTCTTTTGGCAGCAGAAGCAATTTGCATCAGTGAAAGAGAGAGTGAAAGAGGCCGGTTTTATGAATGTACGTTTCCATTCTCACAACTCTGCCGCTACGCTGCGTTCAAAAACATTCGATGAAGACCTGGTACGTGTCGGCATAGGCGCATATGGCTACAATGAACTGCCTGACGTTTTTGATGACATCCCCTTGAAACCAGTACTGTCCCTGTCTGCAAAGAAGATCGCTACTCGCAGACTTAAAAAAGGGGAAAGGGTAGGGTACGGAGGAGATTTCACTGCACCCGAAGAGATGACTGTTTCAACCTATGACCTGGGGTATGGTGACGGCTGGTGTCGCGGTGACAGCGCCCATCCGTATATCACAGCAGAAGGATTGCCTATCTTGGGGCGTGTTTCCATGGATTTCATTATTCTGGAATCTGCAAAAGAGGAACTTGTGATTATGAATGATGCCCAAAAAGCCGCCAGACAGTTCGGTACGATCTCTTATGAAATGACAACGGCTTTGAGTATCAATATTGAAAGAAAGATCGTTGATCGCTAA